TAGCAATATTGTCTTTCATCAGTAAGGCACCTGAAGTAAGAGGTTCTCCAGCGATGGCTTGAGAGATGTCCTTCAGCAGAAAAGGAACGCCAGCAAACGGGCGAGAGTCATCGTGTACAGGCATTTCGTCAGCTTCCTTAAGAGCAGCTTCTCTACGGGTGCGTACGACCGCATTAAGGACTGGATTGACTTCATCGAGTCGATCGAAGGCGGCTTCAACCAGCTCCCTAGGGGAGACTTCACGTGCTTTGATAAGCGCTGCGAGTCCTAGGGCATCATATGTAGAATAAGAAAAGGACATAATAGGTACCTTCTTTCGAATAGGAATAAATAGCCTGTCTCTATTGTATTATACATCCCGCTAGTAATGATTTGAAAATGGATACCTGATATCTATCAATTCTTTTTTATACCCGATTAGGCTATACTAAATATTAAATGGATCTTATGGGGTGTACTGATGAACGAAGATAAATATCAGAATGTTGATGGACTAATGGAAGCTTTCCAGCAATTTGCCAGGATGAATTGGCGTAAAACTACGGTCTGGGGATTGAAGCCAAGTGAAGTTCGGATGTTGGTCTCTTTAAAGCTGGGGAATGAACGGGAAGGAAAGAGGGGCCAGACGGTTTCGGATATTAGCAAATTTCTAAAGGTTACTTCTCCTACGGTTACACAGATGGTCAATAGCCTGATTGCACAAGGATATGTAGTGCGTACTGCCGATACACAGGATCGCCGAATCAGTGAGATCACGCTTACGGAAAAAGGAGAGCATTTGGCCGAAATGGCTGTAACGAAATCCCGAAACACCTTTAAAGGTATGATTGATTATATGGGCAAAGAAAAGACAGATTCGTTAATGGGGCTGTTAAACGAGGTCTACGATTATTTTGAAGAATTGAATGATAATCAACCCACTGAATCCTAATCCTTCACATAAAAAAGAGATGTCGCACAGCCTAAGCTGTTAACGGACATCTC
This Paenibacillus sp. FSL R5-0345 DNA region includes the following protein-coding sequences:
- a CDS encoding MarR family winged helix-turn-helix transcriptional regulator — encoded protein: MNEDKYQNVDGLMEAFQQFARMNWRKTTVWGLKPSEVRMLVSLKLGNEREGKRGQTVSDISKFLKVTSPTVTQMVNSLIAQGYVVRTADTQDRRISEITLTEKGEHLAEMAVTKSRNTFKGMIDYMGKEKTDSLMGLLNEVYDYFEELNDNQPTES